From a single Okeanomitos corallinicola TIOX110 genomic region:
- a CDS encoding ATP-binding protein: protein MESQDALKFINDVLRENEKPVLDNVEECLFLGIWEGLEYQQIVAKLNLSNQYTRELGSKLFKKLKEELGILVSKKNFQNPIKHFYQEYSSNSLPIKTPTPNPIPSNNQNPFIPTTGRIENPEKLFGREQELTQIFELLNNSSSVAIIGEPAIGKSSFLYAVCQQSEKFLKIPRQNVFLDMNNIYDQEDFYFAICEKLDIPESKGYRFTRNLENKRVLLILDNVGKLNGTGFTRDVRDHLRGLAEGSNACLKLVVAANEPLKTLFKDSQSNGNTSPLENIFQQIDIFPWDETVIHDFITKHSLLYGEEMYILAETLVAFNDAKELKSIANLQLPIFPTSGLLRPHTWQTLNRFLRVIEDVKIINCSVSHVSRSSALNRVLGELTTILNTADTLPTAEKGLIIDIAENWRQQLLRIAGEVGEVVINKSVNNPYVIGDPVIGNLFIGREDIIRQLEELWLRGIQIQSVVIYGHRRMGKTSILRNAANSLDNQVKVADVNLLKLGDVTQGVGEVLMAISDEISQVVNIPTPNDDDLLKLPERTFNRYFEKVIKNLSGGLIIAIDEFEKIEDLIKEKKIPNNFMDLLRGLLQTSPQVAFAFAGLHTLDEMTADYFHPFFGSVINIRVGFLSPGATGQILANPAIEDFLLDYTPAALDKIYDLTHGQPYLVRLVGFHLVRLYNDFVFEQGKDRDHVFTVEDVETVVSKPEFFTRCSNYFNGVWGQAGENDNTQQIILRELAQNIEGLTVNELVELTGIDESQLNAALEILNRHDVIVENQSRWRIIVELFRRWVEKSHP from the coding sequence ATGGAATCTCAAGACGCTTTAAAATTTATCAATGATGTATTGCGAGAAAACGAAAAACCTGTCTTAGATAATGTGGAAGAATGTCTTTTTTTAGGTATTTGGGAAGGTCTGGAATATCAACAAATTGTCGCTAAACTTAATCTAAGTAATCAATATACAAGAGAATTAGGAAGCAAATTATTTAAGAAATTAAAAGAAGAATTAGGAATTTTAGTTAGTAAAAAAAATTTTCAAAATCCCATTAAACACTTTTATCAAGAATATTCATCTAATTCTCTTCCTATAAAAACTCCTACACCAAATCCAATTCCATCAAATAATCAAAATCCATTTATCCCCACAACTGGAAGAATAGAAAACCCAGAAAAATTATTCGGTAGAGAACAAGAACTAACACAAATATTTGAACTGCTCAATAATTCCAGTAGTGTTGCTATTATAGGTGAACCAGCAATTGGTAAATCATCTTTTTTATATGCAGTGTGTCAACAATCAGAAAAGTTTTTAAAAATACCACGTCAAAATGTTTTTCTAGACATGAATAATATTTATGACCAAGAAGATTTTTATTTTGCTATTTGTGAAAAACTTGATATACCAGAAAGCAAGGGTTACAGATTCACTAGAAACTTGGAAAACAAAAGAGTATTATTAATTTTAGATAATGTCGGTAAACTAAATGGAACAGGATTTACAAGAGATGTGAGAGATCATTTACGGGGTTTAGCTGAAGGTAGCAATGCTTGTTTAAAATTAGTTGTTGCTGCGAATGAACCTTTAAAAACATTATTTAAGGATAGTCAAAGTAATGGTAATACATCACCATTAGAAAATATTTTTCAACAAATAGATATTTTTCCTTGGGATGAAACTGTTATCCATGATTTTATTACCAAGCATTCTCTTCTCTATGGTGAAGAAATGTATATTCTTGCCGAAACTCTGGTAGCATTTAACGACGCTAAAGAATTAAAATCTATTGCTAATCTACAATTACCTATATTTCCCACATCAGGTTTATTACGTCCTCACACTTGGCAAACATTAAATAGATTTCTGCGAGTAATTGAAGACGTAAAAATTATCAATTGCAGTGTCTCCCATGTATCTCGTTCTTCGGCTTTAAATCGCGTATTAGGCGAACTGACAACTATTTTAAATACAGCCGATACTTTACCCACAGCAGAAAAAGGATTAATTATAGATATTGCCGAAAACTGGCGACAACAACTATTACGAATTGCTGGGGAAGTTGGGGAAGTTGTTATTAATAAATCCGTAAATAATCCTTATGTGATAGGTGACCCAGTAATAGGTAATTTATTTATTGGTAGAGAAGATATTATTAGACAATTAGAAGAACTTTGGCTAAGAGGTATTCAAATCCAGTCAGTAGTTATTTATGGTCATAGACGCATGGGTAAAACTTCGATTTTACGCAATGCTGCCAATTCTTTAGATAATCAAGTAAAAGTTGCTGATGTGAATTTATTAAAGTTAGGAGATGTAACCCAAGGTGTGGGAGAAGTATTAATGGCTATTAGTGATGAAATTTCCCAAGTTGTGAATATTCCCACTCCCAATGATGATGATTTATTAAAACTTCCTGAACGGACTTTTAACCGCTATTTTGAAAAAGTAATTAAAAATTTATCCGGTGGTTTAATTATTGCTATAGATGAATTTGAGAAAATTGAAGATTTAATAAAAGAAAAAAAAATTCCTAATAATTTTATGGATTTGTTGAGAGGTTTATTACAAACATCTCCTCAAGTTGCTTTTGCTTTTGCAGGGTTGCACACTTTAGATGAAATGACCGCAGATTACTTTCATCCCTTCTTTGGGAGTGTGATTAATATTCGTGTCGGTTTTCTCAGTCCTGGTGCAACTGGTCAAATTCTTGCTAACCCTGCTATTGAAGATTTTTTATTAGACTATACACCAGCAGCACTAGATAAAATTTATGATTTAACCCACGGTCAACCTTATTTAGTCCGGTTGGTAGGTTTTCATTTAGTGCGACTATATAATGATTTTGTGTTTGAACAAGGAAAAGACCGCGACCATGTTTTTACGGTGGAAGATGTAGAAACAGTTGTGAGTAAACCGGAATTTTTTACCAGATGTAGTAATTATTTTAATGGTGTTTGGGGTCAAGCTGGGGAAAATGATAATACTCAACAAATAATTTTACGTGAACTTGCCCAAAATATAGAAGGATTAACTGTAAATGAATTAGTTGAGTTGACGGGAATAGATGAAAGTCAGTTAAATGCAGCTTTAGAAATTTTAAACCGTCATGATGTGATTGTCGAAAATCAAAGTCGCTGGAGAATCATAGTAGAGTTATTTCGGCGTTGGGTTGAAAAATCACATCCTTAA
- the rsmG gene encoding 16S rRNA (guanine(527)-N(7))-methyltransferase RsmG — protein MSLEAASTLPEMIEVWQQTLNWQPTNEEQNQFQKLYELVIDANRYLNLTRITEPSEFWEKHLWDSLVGVAQKQQFMDGLNQGLSVIDIGTGAGFPGLPISLIFPNSQVTLLDSTRKKINFIDSVIDGLGIKNAQTVVGRVEEIGQEIKHRESYDLAVIRAVGSVSACAEYCLPLVKKGGLAVIYRGSFTEEEKQSLENSVNILGGKVELIEEFTTPLSHSIRHCLFLRKVKHTPVSFPRPVGIPKQKPL, from the coding sequence GATAGAAGTTTGGCAACAAACGCTAAATTGGCAACCTACAAATGAGGAACAAAATCAATTTCAGAAACTCTATGAATTGGTTATTGATGCTAATCGTTATTTGAATTTAACTAGGATTACTGAACCGTCGGAATTTTGGGAAAAACATCTTTGGGATTCTTTGGTGGGGGTTGCACAGAAACAGCAATTTATGGATGGTTTAAATCAAGGTCTATCTGTAATTGATATTGGTACTGGTGCTGGTTTTCCAGGATTACCAATTTCTCTAATTTTTCCCAATTCTCAAGTTACTTTATTAGATTCTACTCGCAAGAAAATAAATTTTATTGACTCTGTTATAGATGGTCTTGGTATTAAAAATGCTCAAACTGTTGTGGGGAGAGTGGAAGAAATTGGACAGGAAATCAAACACCGAGAAAGTTATGATTTAGCTGTTATTCGTGCTGTTGGTAGTGTTTCTGCTTGTGCGGAATATTGTTTACCTTTGGTGAAAAAAGGTGGTTTAGCAGTTATTTATCGGGGAAGTTTTACAGAAGAAGAAAAGCAAAGTTTAGAAAATTCAGTGAATATTTTAGGGGGAAAGGTGGAGTTAATCGAAGAATTTACAACTCCTTTAAGTCATAGTATTCGTCATTGTTTATTTTTACGGAAGGTTAAACACACACCTGTGAGTTTTCCGCGTCCGGTAGGGATACCTAAGCAAAAACCTTTGTAA
- a CDS encoding superoxide dismutase, which produces MSLNRRHFLVLLGASAGAFILDSCAAAETSTPRTSTIELPPLPYAYDALEPHIDAKTMQFHHDKHHAAYVNNLNKALDKYPELKNKTVEELLQNLDNVPADIRTTIRNNGGGHVNHSMFWKIMKPNGGGEPTGEIATAIKDNFGSFADFQKQFNQAGGGRFGSGWVWLVRNQNGKLEITTTANQDSPLMEGKYPIFGNDVWEHAYYLKYQNRRPDYLAAWWNVVNWDEINQRFADASKIG; this is translated from the coding sequence ATGAGTTTAAATCGTCGTCATTTCTTAGTTTTACTGGGTGCTAGTGCGGGTGCTTTTATTTTAGATAGTTGTGCTGCTGCGGAAACATCCACCCCCAGAACATCAACTATTGAACTACCACCTTTACCCTACGCTTATGATGCACTAGAACCCCACATTGATGCTAAAACCATGCAGTTCCATCATGATAAACATCATGCGGCCTATGTGAATAATTTAAATAAAGCATTGGATAAATATCCAGAACTAAAAAACAAAACTGTTGAAGAACTGCTGCAAAATCTTGATAATGTCCCCGCAGATATTAGAACTACAATAAGAAATAATGGTGGTGGCCATGTTAACCACTCGATGTTTTGGAAAATTATGAAACCTAATGGTGGAGGTGAACCGACTGGAGAAATTGCAACTGCAATTAAAGATAATTTTGGCAGTTTTGCAGATTTTCAAAAACAGTTTAACCAAGCTGGTGGAGGTCGTTTTGGTAGCGGTTGGGTTTGGTTAGTTCGCAATCAAAATGGCAAATTAGAAATTACAACTACAGCAAATCAAGATAGTCCTTTAATGGAAGGTAAATATCCTATTTTTGGTAATGATGTTTGGGAACACGCTTATTATTTGAAATACCAAAATCGTAGACCTGATTATTTAGCAGCTTGGTGGAATGTGGTTAACTGGGATGAAATTAATCAACGGTTTGCAGATGCAAGTAAAATAGGTTAA